From the Aerococcus viridans genome, the window GGTGAAGAAAACAATATAGAAAACCGCTTGAGAACCAAAGAGTTTCCACCTGAATATGTATATCTCTTCAATGAGACAATTAATAGATATGAAAAAAGTTTGTCTGATATGGAAAGAACGGCATATGGTTATTTCAAGAAAGGTTTTTCTTACGAAGAGATGGAAAAACTCACGGGCTTTACCAGAAAACAGGTTCATTCATTAATTGCTAAGTGTAAACGAAAGTATCGCAAAATATTATCAGAATATTTTGATGATAGGGACTAAAATGAAATTATGCCATGCACGGGTTGAAACTGTGCATGGTTTTTCTTTGTTCATTTATGGATTAATTTTTATTTAAAGTCGCCCCTTGAGAAAACCGTGTAATTCATTACATGGATGAATCAAGTTCTAGGGCGACCGTCATTGTATTCCGTTAATTGATTTTCTATATATTCTTTAACAGTTTCTTTAGACATATTACCTACTGTTGCCATGAAATAACTAGGTGTCCATAAATGGCCACCCCATAACATTGCTTTTGTTTCTGGATATGCTTTGAACCATAGACGTGCAGATTTCCCTTTAAGTGTTTTGACGATACTACTTGCGGCATGTTTAGGGTTGAACGAAATCAACATATGGATATGGTCAGGCATTACTTGGAGCGATTGGATGACAATATTGTGTTCATCACAAATATGCGTCAATATATCTTGCATGGCGTTTTGTTTTTCAATGGTTGTAAATATTTCTTTACGATACTTTGTTACCCAAACCAAATGGAAATTAAAATCATAGACATTTGTCCTTGTTTTCACTATCATATGTAAACACCTCTTTAAATACATTATAGCAATTTTTATCGGTATAAACAAGTGTCATAGGTATGGTATAATATATCTATAAATGCAAGGGGGGTGAAAACATGTATCAAGGAATTGAGTGTAAAATCTATCCTAACGAAAAACAGCGTCAGTTAATTCATATGACCTTTGGTCATACCCGATTCATTTGGAACGAAATGTTGGCCATGTTGAATGCGCGGTATGAAAACAATCCTGACCTTCAAATGCTATCTTATAATGCGTTATCCTCTCTTATTCCACAAATGAAGAAGGAATATCCCTGGTTGCGTGAAGTTGATAGCGTAGCTGTTCAATGTAGTGTTAAACGCTTATCCGAAACTTTTGTTCGTTTTTTTAAAGGTTATTCAAAATACCCAAAATTCAAATCAAGGAAGAACACCAGACAGTCGTATTTAAGTACCATACGTGGCAACAACATTCGTTTAAATGACAATCAGCGGTATATCAAATTACCCAAATTAGGTTGGATAAAATGTAAGTCAAGTGTGCTTCATATTGAGAATGAACGCATAAAATCTGTCACCGTAAAATATACACCTAGTGGCGACTACTATATCTCCCTTTTGGTCACAAGCGATAATCAAGCAATGCCCAAAACAGGAAATGTAGTCGGTGTCGATTTAGGTGTAAGTGATTTAGCTATTACGTCTGATGGTCAAAAATATCAAAGTCAGCGACTACATTTGTCTTATAAGAAGCAATTACATTATTGGGAAAAGCGAATGGCCCGTAGACGTTTACAAGCCAAAAAGAACGGTGTAGCTTTAGCGGATGCGAAAAACTACCAGCAAGCCAAACGCCAAGTGGCCCGTATTCATCAACGTATCAAAAACATCCGCAAGGATTACATTCATAAAATCACAACCGATATGGTTAAAAGTTATGACGTTATCGTTCTAGAGGATTTAAAGACGACTAATATGATGAAAAATCATCAATTAGCCCGTTCAATCGCTAGCCAATCCTGGCGGATGTTTAGAACAATCCTAGAGGCAAAGTGCGAAATGTACGATAAGACATTTGTGGCTATTAATCCGTACAAGACGTCCCAAAAATGTTCTAATTGCGGGTATGATAGCGGTAAAAAAGCGTTAAATATACGTCATTGGACTTGTATGAAGTGTAATATGCATCACGATAGAGATATCAACGCAGCTAAAAATATATTAAATATTGGCCTGGAACAGGCCTTAGTTAAATAGCTTAGACCGCTGTTTTGCTTTGAAATAAGTGGAACAAGTCATGAGTGTTCCTAGAAACACGCCATTTTAATGGCGTTGTAGTTCATGGGGTAGCTTACATTTAAATATTGGAAAAGTGAGCAAAGTAGTTTATGATATTTTTGGAAGTTGGTGAATTTTTGAGAGTTTTGCCAGTTCTCCGTTTATATTGGCGGTTTGCACGGACGCTTGTAAATACATTTTAGGAGATTGCGTATGGAAATATTAGGTATTATTGGTGTGTTTATCGGTATTTTACTGATTATTTGGTTTTCTGTTAAAGGGTTGCATATTATTATTGCGGCACCTTTATCTGCTTTGGTTGTCATTCTCGCTAACCAGATGGATATTTTTGGGTCTTTGGTTGGTCAAGAGAATTCGTTTATGACAGCTTTGGCTGGGTTCTTGATTAATAACTTTGCGATTTTCTTATTGGGTGCTATTTTGGCACAATATATGGAAAAGAGTAATGCGACAGTGTCTATTGCCAACTTCATCTTGGGTAAGGTGGGGATGGGGTCTAAATATATGATTATGGTAGCGATTATGGCTATTGCAGCATTGTTAACTTATGGTGGGATTTCTTTATTTGTGGTTATGTTTGCGCTAGTACCGTTAGCCAAGCGAATCTTTAAACAAATGGATATCAACTGGGAATTATTCCCTATACCTTTTTTTTTAGGTGCTGGGACCTTTACTATGTCTAGTTTGCCAGGAAATCCTTCGGTTCAAAATGCGATTCCAACTACAGCTTTGGGGACATCGTTAACGGCGGCACCTATTCTAGGGTTAATCGGGTCTGCAGTTCTTTTAGCTTTTGGCTTGCTGTATATGAAATGGTGCTTGGACCGGTCTGTGAAGAACGGCGAACATTTTGATACCTATTTAGAAGGTAAGGTGGATCTTAAAGGGGTAGCTGGTGATGTGGATGAATCGAAATTGCCATCTATTTGGCTTTCATTAGCGCCGATTGTTACCTTGATTGCCATTATCTTGATTTTTTCTAGTGTGGCAAACATTATTTTAGTGGCTTTAGCTGCAGCGATTATCTTATCAGCTATTCTATACCACAGCTACATTCCATCACAGAATATGACCTTGAATGCGGGGGCGACAGGGGCAATTATGCCAGCCTTCTCAACTTCATCTTCTGTAGCCTTTGGTTCAGTATTAACCTTGGCACCTGGTTTTGCGGTCATCCAACAAGCGATTACCTCTATTCCTGGTAGTCCAGTGATTGGATTGGCTGCATCGTCTGCCTTACTAAGTGGGATTACAGGTTCTGCTTCTGGGGCGATTGGGATTATGATGAATACCCTAGCGCCAGATTATATTGCTATGGGGATTGATCCAGAGTTGGTCCACCGAATTACAGTGATTGCGGCGGCAACATTAACGGCGATGCCACACTCAGGGGTCGTGATTACCTTTAATAATCTGACTGGATTATCCATTAAACATGGCTATATACACCAGTTCATTATTACAAACGTGGCGCACTTGTTGGCTTTGATTGCTGTACTTATCGCTTCAGCATTTTTATATTAAATACATTCTATAGATTTTAAAAGAGGAGTTAGCTGATGATAGTGCAACTCCTCTTGCTATTTGTGGTATAATTAGGGGCGCAGGAAATATTTATTGACATTGACCATCGGGGTAAGTACCATGTACAATGAATCAGAAATCAAGGAGATTGTGAATTATGGCAACGAAAAAAGTATCACTTGCTTGT encodes:
- the tnpA gene encoding IS200/IS605 family transposase gives rise to the protein MIVKTRTNVYDFNFHLVWVTKYRKEIFTTIEKQNAMQDILTHICDEHNIVIQSLQVMPDHIHMLISFNPKHAASSIVKTLKGKSARLWFKAYPETKAMLWGGHLWTPSYFMATVGNMSKETVKEYIENQLTEYNDGRPRT
- a CDS encoding RNA-guided endonuclease TnpB family protein — protein: MYQGIECKIYPNEKQRQLIHMTFGHTRFIWNEMLAMLNARYENNPDLQMLSYNALSSLIPQMKKEYPWLREVDSVAVQCSVKRLSETFVRFFKGYSKYPKFKSRKNTRQSYLSTIRGNNIRLNDNQRYIKLPKLGWIKCKSSVLHIENERIKSVTVKYTPSGDYYISLLVTSDNQAMPKTGNVVGVDLGVSDLAITSDGQKYQSQRLHLSYKKQLHYWEKRMARRRLQAKKNGVALADAKNYQQAKRQVARIHQRIKNIRKDYIHKITTDMVKSYDVIVLEDLKTTNMMKNHQLARSIASQSWRMFRTILEAKCEMYDKTFVAINPYKTSQKCSNCGYDSGKKALNIRHWTCMKCNMHHDRDINAAKNILNIGLEQALVK
- a CDS encoding GntP family permease, translated to MEILGIIGVFIGILLIIWFSVKGLHIIIAAPLSALVVILANQMDIFGSLVGQENSFMTALAGFLINNFAIFLLGAILAQYMEKSNATVSIANFILGKVGMGSKYMIMVAIMAIAALLTYGGISLFVVMFALVPLAKRIFKQMDINWELFPIPFFLGAGTFTMSSLPGNPSVQNAIPTTALGTSLTAAPILGLIGSAVLLAFGLLYMKWCLDRSVKNGEHFDTYLEGKVDLKGVAGDVDESKLPSIWLSLAPIVTLIAIILIFSSVANIILVALAAAIILSAILYHSYIPSQNMTLNAGATGAIMPAFSTSSSVAFGSVLTLAPGFAVIQQAITSIPGSPVIGLAASSALLSGITGSASGAIGIMMNTLAPDYIAMGIDPELVHRITVIAAATLTAMPHSGVVITFNNLTGLSIKHGYIHQFIITNVAHLLALIAVLIASAFLY